Proteins encoded by one window of Dryocola sp. LX212:
- a CDS encoding PAAR domain-containing protein, giving the protein MSDNKWSGVHGKNSGLDGDKTSTGAVCYAGSQGWSVNGRRKLYVGDKTSPCPKCGQPGVIASGDLRQTNPQGRAVAVDGSPVRCGCATGTNFVIAAGNPLTAKIASAQSRSARQHSSRNTLRFQCADDDGRLMVDCRYVLMFPDGHTETGNTDSQGMTAWHYAESAENINLHILMD; this is encoded by the coding sequence ATGTCAGACAACAAATGGAGTGGTGTGCACGGTAAAAACTCCGGGCTTGATGGGGATAAAACATCAACAGGGGCAGTCTGTTATGCAGGAAGCCAGGGCTGGTCAGTGAACGGAAGGCGAAAGCTCTACGTGGGTGATAAAACGTCACCCTGCCCGAAATGCGGACAACCTGGAGTGATTGCTTCCGGCGATCTCCGGCAGACCAATCCACAAGGGAGGGCAGTAGCCGTCGATGGTTCACCAGTACGCTGCGGGTGTGCGACCGGCACGAACTTCGTTATTGCGGCAGGAAATCCGTTAACGGCAAAAATTGCCAGCGCACAAAGCCGGTCTGCCCGGCAACATTCTTCACGTAATACCCTTCGTTTTCAGTGTGCAGATGATGATGGCAGACTGATGGTGGATTGCCGGTATGTTCTGATGTTCCCGGATGGCCACACGGAAACGGGGAATACGGATAGCCAGGGGATGACAGCGTGGCATTATGCTGAATCCGCTGAAAATATTAACCTGCATATATTAATGGATTAA
- a CDS encoding TauD/TfdA dioxygenase family protein, producing the protein MTTASVDTDFPDLTIRRVAGNIGAEILDIKISPDIDAAIFAQIEAALVKYKVLFFRNQTQLTDESHQAFGARFGKIVAHPTVPAPTGTKLFELDASKGGGRADSWHTDVTFVEAFPKISILRGLKIPEYGGDTVWANTASAYEKLPEELKRFAESLRAVHSNDYDYGAERIVAEQQRLDHHRKVFVSAVYEAEHPVVHVHPVSGEKALLLGHFFKRLSGFSSRESARLFELLQNRVIQLENTVRWRWQQDDVVIWDNRATQHYAVNDYGNQPRLVRRVTIEGDAAVAVDGTRSRTVSHPAQQSPVSAVA; encoded by the coding sequence ATGACAACCGCTTCTGTTGATACTGATTTTCCCGATCTGACCATTCGCCGCGTGGCCGGTAATATTGGCGCTGAAATTCTGGATATTAAAATTTCGCCGGATATCGACGCGGCAATATTTGCCCAGATCGAAGCCGCGCTGGTGAAATATAAAGTTCTCTTTTTCCGTAATCAGACGCAGCTAACCGATGAAAGCCACCAGGCCTTTGGCGCGCGCTTCGGCAAAATTGTCGCGCATCCGACCGTTCCTGCACCAACCGGCACCAAACTTTTCGAGCTGGATGCTTCAAAAGGCGGCGGCAGGGCGGACTCCTGGCATACCGACGTTACGTTTGTGGAAGCCTTCCCGAAAATCTCCATTCTGCGCGGCTTAAAAATCCCCGAGTACGGCGGTGATACCGTCTGGGCGAATACCGCAAGCGCCTATGAAAAACTGCCTGAAGAGTTGAAGCGCTTTGCCGAGAGCCTGCGTGCCGTGCACAGCAACGATTATGACTACGGCGCAGAGCGCATTGTCGCCGAGCAGCAACGATTGGATCACCATCGCAAAGTGTTCGTTTCCGCAGTGTATGAAGCCGAGCATCCGGTTGTTCACGTTCATCCTGTTAGCGGCGAAAAAGCCCTGCTGCTAGGGCACTTCTTTAAGCGCCTGTCCGGCTTCAGCAGCCGCGAGTCCGCACGCCTGTTCGAGCTGCTGCAAAACCGCGTCATCCAGCTGGAAAATACCGTGCGCTGGCGCTGGCAGCAGGACGATGTGGTCATCTGGGATAACCGCGCCACCCAGCACTATGCGGTTAACGACTATGGCAATCAGCCGCGTCTGGTGCGTCGCGTGACCATTGAAGGCGATGCTGCCGTTGCCGTTGACGGCACGCGCAGCCGCACGGTTTCCCATCCAGCACAGCAGTCGCCGGTTAGCGCCGTAGCCTGA
- a CDS encoding ABC transporter substrate-binding protein translates to MMMQRRDLLKAMAAFGVYAMVPAFARGANGAKKYEGVTLNVSTFSTAYPTLLRQWLPEFEALTGAKVNFDTPSFPVYNQRADLELSTRGSAYDVVNVTFIYTSRWINSGWLTPLDEFIANPNLTSAEWDVHDFLQGGLVPETGRDGKLYGIPWVVEGMLAGSSRFDLVTEAGFKFPDTTDDLLKVLQAVNKKQRVAGYVTDNHYGWTFIPYLQAFGGNVFRNPPDDLFPTLDTPEAVAAADYFARLIREFGPNGGLTYTADQSTQALKLGRVNFSDSSQAYLAQLGDPATSRTLKTVNFGQMVQGPAGRFPGMAVHALGIPAGSKNKEAAWAFIQWALSKQNTQRAVAAGYGSPTRRSDIDSQAFRSRQVINGVDLAQLSLSAVDRAAQGGYMKYRTVDVFPQVDQQLNKAIALIVSGQLSAKQAMQQAQTASIADLKRSGAKI, encoded by the coding sequence ATGATGATGCAACGTCGAGATTTATTGAAGGCGATGGCTGCCTTTGGGGTATACGCCATGGTGCCTGCGTTCGCCCGCGGGGCAAACGGCGCGAAAAAATACGAGGGCGTTACGCTGAATGTCTCGACGTTTAGCACCGCTTATCCAACCCTGCTGCGCCAGTGGCTGCCGGAGTTTGAAGCGCTGACCGGCGCAAAGGTCAACTTCGACACGCCGTCCTTCCCGGTGTACAACCAGCGGGCGGACCTGGAGTTGTCCACCAGGGGCTCGGCCTATGACGTGGTGAACGTCACCTTTATCTACACCAGCCGCTGGATTAACTCCGGCTGGCTGACGCCGCTCGACGAGTTTATCGCCAACCCGAACCTGACCAGCGCCGAATGGGACGTGCATGACTTCCTGCAGGGCGGGCTGGTGCCGGAAACGGGGCGCGACGGCAAGCTATATGGCATTCCGTGGGTGGTAGAGGGGATGCTGGCAGGCTCTTCGCGCTTTGATCTGGTAACTGAGGCGGGCTTTAAATTCCCCGACACCACTGACGATCTGCTTAAGGTTTTACAGGCGGTCAACAAGAAGCAGCGCGTAGCGGGCTACGTGACGGATAACCACTACGGCTGGACGTTTATTCCCTATCTGCAGGCCTTCGGCGGCAACGTATTCCGCAATCCGCCGGACGATTTGTTCCCAACGCTGGATACGCCGGAAGCCGTTGCCGCCGCGGATTATTTTGCCCGTCTGATCCGGGAGTTCGGCCCGAACGGCGGCCTGACCTATACCGCCGACCAGTCCACCCAGGCACTGAAACTTGGCCGGGTTAACTTCTCCGACTCGAGCCAGGCCTATCTGGCCCAGCTTGGCGATCCGGCGACCTCGCGCACCCTGAAAACGGTGAACTTCGGCCAGATGGTGCAGGGACCAGCGGGGCGCTTCCCGGGCATGGCGGTTCATGCGCTGGGCATTCCGGCAGGTTCGAAGAACAAAGAGGCCGCGTGGGCGTTTATCCAGTGGGCGCTTTCGAAGCAGAACACCCAGCGTGCGGTGGCGGCGGGCTATGGTTCGCCTACAAGGCGCAGCGATATCGATTCGCAGGCGTTCCGCAGCAGGCAGGTCATCAACGGCGTCGACCTGGCTCAACTCTCCCTGAGCGCGGTGGATCGCGCGGCCCAGGGCGGCTACATGAAATACCGTACGGTGGACGTATTCCCGCAGGTCGACCAGCAGCTCAACAAGGCCATCGCCCTGATTGTCTCCGGCCAGCTTTCTGCAAAACAGGCGATGCAGCAGGCGCAGACCGCGTCGATTGCCGATCTTAAACGCTCCGGCGCGAAGATCTGA
- a CDS encoding carbohydrate ABC transporter permease, which produces MHAKSNWQRQQKMAYLAGLVPSIVVLAIITLLPAVALIVTSLTPLSLTNPQETFTFSDPLINYRQLLDNPRFLNSVVTQLKLSLVSVLFQVIIGLGLALLLNGASKWLHTARTLFLIPMVLPPIIVALIWKIIYTPDISPLHQVLDMWGITLPSLIANPATALWAIAVADIWQWFPFTMLMVLAALQMIPKDPLEAASLDGASPGNIFRYIVLPYIKPVLVVCALFRLIDSFKAFPLIYVLTDGGPGSVSEVTNYYGFIQAFNFSYWGYGSAIAVVILVGVFVLSYIVGKAGWSDERKADA; this is translated from the coding sequence ATGCACGCGAAATCCAACTGGCAGCGCCAGCAAAAAATGGCGTATCTTGCGGGGCTGGTGCCGTCCATCGTCGTGCTGGCGATAATCACGCTGCTGCCCGCCGTGGCGCTGATTGTCACCAGCCTGACGCCGCTAAGCCTGACGAACCCGCAGGAAACGTTTACTTTCAGCGATCCGCTCATTAACTATCGCCAGCTGCTGGATAACCCAAGATTCCTGAACTCGGTGGTCACGCAGTTAAAGCTCTCGCTGGTTAGCGTGTTGTTTCAGGTGATCATCGGGCTCGGGCTGGCCTTATTGCTCAACGGCGCATCTAAATGGCTACATACCGCCCGGACGCTATTTCTGATCCCGATGGTACTGCCGCCGATTATCGTGGCGCTGATCTGGAAAATCATCTACACGCCGGACATCAGCCCGCTGCACCAGGTGCTGGACATGTGGGGGATCACGCTGCCGTCGCTGATCGCTAACCCGGCGACGGCGCTGTGGGCGATTGCCGTAGCGGATATCTGGCAGTGGTTTCCCTTTACCATGCTGATGGTGCTGGCGGCGTTACAGATGATCCCCAAAGATCCGCTGGAGGCGGCGAGCCTTGACGGTGCCAGCCCCGGCAATATCTTTCGTTATATCGTGCTGCCGTATATCAAGCCGGTACTGGTTGTTTGCGCGCTGTTCCGCCTTATCGACAGCTTCAAAGCCTTTCCGCTGATCTACGTGTTAACCGACGGCGGGCCGGGCTCGGTAAGCGAAGTCACTAACTACTACGGCTTTATTCAGGCCTTTAACTTCTCGTACTGGGGATACGGCAGCGCTATCGCCGTGGTGATCCTCGTCGGGGTCTTTGTGTTGAGCTATATCGTGGGTAAAGCGGGGTGGAGCGATGAGCGAAAAGCTGACGCTTGA
- a CDS encoding carbohydrate ABC transporter permease: MSEKLTLETIHTLTARRGRPFRLPGGRAFAAWLILFAMLAPFMWMVIMAFRPAMEAFDLTLWFTPTLDAFRSLWQGNFLHSFGNSLLVSTLSTGLSLIIGVPAAWVLTRWQFPGRRHVALWILVTRMAPPIAFTIPFYLAWRWLGLQDTVIGLAIVYLTFNLAIVIWLMQTFFAAVPPALEEAAWLDGCSIWRTFWTITLPLVAPGLAATAILCFIFSWNDFFYALILTRTQAVTAPVAIVNFLQYEGWEWSKIAASGTLVMLPVVAFTLLVRRYLVHGLTAGGLKD, translated from the coding sequence ATGAGCGAAAAGCTGACGCTTGAAACTATTCATACCTTAACGGCACGCAGAGGCAGGCCGTTCCGGCTGCCGGGCGGGCGGGCCTTTGCAGCCTGGTTGATTCTGTTTGCAATGCTTGCGCCGTTCATGTGGATGGTGATCATGGCGTTTCGCCCGGCCATGGAGGCCTTTGATTTAACGCTGTGGTTCACGCCAACGCTGGACGCATTCCGCTCGCTGTGGCAGGGCAATTTCCTGCATTCGTTTGGCAACAGCCTGCTGGTCAGCACGCTCTCTACCGGCCTGTCGTTGATTATCGGCGTTCCGGCGGCGTGGGTATTAACGCGCTGGCAGTTTCCGGGGCGCAGGCACGTGGCGCTGTGGATCCTCGTGACCCGCATGGCTCCGCCGATTGCCTTCACCATTCCGTTTTATCTGGCCTGGCGCTGGCTCGGGTTGCAGGACACGGTGATCGGCCTTGCGATAGTGTATCTGACGTTTAACCTGGCGATCGTCATCTGGCTGATGCAGACCTTTTTTGCCGCCGTGCCGCCCGCGCTTGAGGAGGCGGCCTGGCTCGACGGCTGTTCCATCTGGCGGACCTTCTGGACGATAACGCTGCCGCTGGTGGCTCCGGGGCTGGCCGCAACCGCCATCCTCTGCTTTATCTTTTCGTGGAACGACTTCTTTTATGCCCTGATCCTGACGCGCACCCAGGCCGTCACGGCGCCAGTGGCGATCGTTAACTTTCTCCAGTACGAAGGGTGGGAGTGGAGCAAGATAGCGGCCAGCGGCACGCTGGTGATGCTGCCGGTGGTGGCGTTTACGCTGCTGGTGCGGCGCTATCTGGTCCACGGCCTGACCGCTGGCGGCCTGAAGGACTGA
- a CDS encoding ABC transporter ATP-binding protein, with protein MATITLSNIHKRYEDNVIIKGLDLTIREGEFVALVGPSGCGKSTLLRMIAGLESITDGEIALDGEVINDLSPQARNIAMVFQNYALYPHMTVEDNLGFSLKMQSVKKAEIDERVAKVAATLGLSNLLKRKPGQLSGGQRQRVAMGRAILRSPRVFLFDEPLSNLDAKLRVEMRTEIKALHQRLNATMVYVTHDQVEAMTMADRIVVLKDGVIEQVGTPLELYDRPRNAFVAGFIGSPSMNLLSGTVDRDSFITDDGLRLPLNNVPAANHGKRVLYGVRPEHFTQVNQGGVVAEVNVVEPTGAETQIALNIGKQKAIAVFRERVQTTPGSAMQLQPDVSQMHLFDEQSGLRIN; from the coding sequence ATGGCGACTATTACCTTAAGCAACATCCACAAGCGTTATGAAGATAACGTGATTATTAAAGGGCTGGATCTAACCATCCGCGAAGGAGAATTCGTGGCGCTGGTCGGGCCCTCCGGCTGCGGGAAATCGACCCTGCTGCGCATGATTGCCGGGCTGGAAAGCATCACCGACGGGGAAATAGCGCTCGATGGCGAAGTCATCAATGACCTCTCTCCGCAGGCGCGCAATATCGCGATGGTGTTCCAGAACTACGCGCTGTATCCGCATATGACGGTGGAGGACAACCTGGGCTTCTCGCTGAAAATGCAGAGCGTGAAGAAAGCTGAAATAGACGAGCGGGTAGCGAAAGTTGCCGCCACGCTCGGGCTGAGCAACCTGCTGAAACGCAAGCCGGGCCAGCTCTCCGGTGGGCAAAGGCAGCGCGTGGCGATGGGAAGGGCCATTCTGCGCAGCCCGCGCGTCTTTTTATTCGACGAGCCACTCTCCAACCTGGATGCAAAACTGCGCGTTGAGATGCGTACCGAAATCAAAGCGCTGCACCAGCGGCTGAACGCCACCATGGTCTACGTCACCCACGACCAGGTGGAGGCGATGACCATGGCGGACAGAATAGTGGTGCTTAAAGACGGGGTTATCGAGCAGGTTGGTACGCCTCTGGAGCTGTACGATCGCCCGCGCAATGCCTTTGTCGCCGGGTTTATCGGCTCGCCATCCATGAACCTGCTGAGCGGGACGGTCGACCGTGACTCGTTTATTACCGACGATGGCCTGCGCCTGCCGCTGAACAATGTCCCGGCGGCGAACCATGGCAAACGCGTGCTCTACGGCGTGCGCCCGGAGCACTTCACCCAGGTTAATCAGGGCGGGGTAGTCGCGGAGGTCAACGTGGTGGAGCCGACGGGAGCGGAAACGCAAATCGCCCTTAATATCGGTAAACAAAAGGCTATCGCCGTGTTTCGCGAAAGGGTACAGACGACGCCGGGCAGCGCCATGCAATTACAGCCGGACGTGTCACAGATGCATCTGTTTGATGAGCAGAGCGGATTGCGGATTAACTAA